From a region of the Triticum aestivum cultivar Chinese Spring chromosome 7D, IWGSC CS RefSeq v2.1, whole genome shotgun sequence genome:
- the LOC123166619 gene encoding hexose carrier protein HEX6 → MAAGSVVGVSESNDGGGGGRVTMFVVLSCITAGMGGAIFGYDIGIAGGVLSMEPFLRKFFPDVYRRMKGDSHVSNYCKFDSQLLTAFTSSLYVAGLLTTFLASGVTARRGRRPSMLLGGAAFLAGAAVGGASLNVYMAILGRVLLGVGLGFANQAVPLYLSEMAPPRHRGAFSNGFQFSVGVGALAANVINFGTEKIKGGWGWRVSLSLAAVPAGLLLVGAVFLPETPNSLVQQGKDRREVAVLLRKIRGTDDVDRELDGIVAAADSGAVAGSSGLRMLLTQRRYRPQLVMAVAIPFFQQVTGINAIAFYAPVLLRTIGMGESASLLSAVVTGVVGAASTLLSMFLVDRFGRRTLFLAGGAQMLASQLLIGAIMAAKLGDDGGVSKTWAAALILLIAVYVAGFGWSWGPLGWLVPSEIFPLEVRSAGQGVTVATSFVFTVFVAQTFLAMLCRMRAGIFFFFAAWLAAMTVFVYLLLPETRGVPIEQVDRVWREHWFWRRVVGSEEAPASGKL, encoded by the coding sequence ATGGCGGCCGGCAGCGTCGTCGGCGTCTCCGAGAGCAatgatggaggaggcggcggaaggGTCACCATGTTCGTGGTGCTGTCGTGCATCACCGCCGGCATGGGCGGCGCCATCTTCGGCTACGACATCGGCATCGCCGGCGGGGTGTTGTCCATGGAGCCTTTCCTGCGCAAGTTCTTCCCGGACGTGTACCGCCGGATGAAAGGCGACTCCCATGTCAGCAACTACTGCAAGTTCGACAGCCAGCTCCTCACCGCCTTCACCTCCTCGCTCTACGTCGCCGGCCTGCTCACCACGTTCCTCGCGTCCGGCGTCACGGCCCGCCGTGGCCGCCGCCCGTCCATGCTCCTTGGCGGGGCCGCCTTTCTCGCCGGCGCGGCCGTCGGAGGTGCGTCGCTGAACGTCTACATGGCCATCCTGGGGCGCGTGCTCCTCGGGGTCGGGCTGGGCTTCGCGAACCAGGCCGTCCCGCTGTACCTGTCTGAGATGGCGCCGCCGCGGCACCGCGGCGCGTTCAGCAACGGCTTCCAGTTCAGCGTCGGCGTCGGCGCGCTCGCGGCCAACGTCATCAACTTCGGCACGGAGAAGATCAAGGGAGGCTGGGGGTGGCGCGTCTCGCTGTccctcgccgccgtgccggccggGCTCCTGCTCGTTGGCGCGGTCTTCCTCCCGGAGACGCCCAACAGCCTCGTCCAGCAGGGCAAGGACCGCCGCGAGGTGGCGGTCTTGCTGCGTAAGATCCGCGGCACCGACGACGTCGACCGCGAACTCGACGgcatcgtcgccgccgccgacagcggtgCCGTGGCTGGCAGCAGCGGTCTCCGGATGCTCCTCACCCAGCGCCGGTACCGGCCGCAGCTGGTGATGGCCGTGGCGATCCCCTTCTTCCAGCAGGTGACGGGGATCAACGCGATCGCCTTCTACGCGCCGGTGCTGCTGCGCACGATCGGCATGGGCGAGAGCGCGTCGCTCCTGTCCGCGGTGGTCACGGGCGTGGTCGGCGCggcctccaccctcctctccatgtTCCTCGTCGACCGTTTCGGCCGCCGCACGCTCTTCCTAGCCGGCGGCGCGCAGATGCTCGCGTCGCAGCTGCTGATCGGGGCCATCATGGCGGCGAAGCTGGGCGACGACGGCGGCGTGAGCAAGACATGGGCGGCGGCGCTGATCCTCCTGATCGCGGTGTACGTGGCCGGGTTCGGGTGGTCGTGGGGGCCGCTGGGGTGGCTGGTGCCGAGCGAGATCTTCCCGCTGGAGGTGCGGTCGGCGGGGCAGGGCGTGACGGTGGCGACGAGCTTCGTATTCACGGTGTTCGTGGCGCAGACGTTCCTGGCGATGCTGTGCCGCATGAGGGCCGGGattttcttcttcttcgcggcgtGGCTGGCGGCCATGACGGTGTTCGTGTACCTCCTGCTGCCGGAGACGAGGGGGGTGCCGATCGAGCAGGTGGACAGGGTGTGGCGTGAGCACTGGTTCTGGAGGAGGGTCGTGGGATCCGAGGAGGCGCCAGCGAGCGGGAAACTCTGA